One segment of Paraburkholderia caribensis DNA contains the following:
- a CDS encoding BON domain-containing protein, which yields MNLRQFVMGSGLAAMLALSCTQVFAADAAASATDTRAAAPAAPSKKSVRVANRAFSKTVQKTLLKTKGLEDTSITAFGNAKTGQVTLAGQIASEDQDHLAVETAKQVRGVTAVVSKLTLRQQGGG from the coding sequence ATGAACCTCCGCCAATTCGTGATGGGCAGCGGCCTCGCCGCCATGCTCGCATTGTCCTGCACGCAGGTATTCGCTGCGGACGCGGCTGCTTCCGCAACGGACACAAGGGCGGCCGCTCCCGCCGCGCCGTCGAAGAAGTCGGTTCGCGTGGCGAATCGCGCGTTCTCGAAGACCGTTCAAAAGACGCTGCTGAAGACGAAAGGGCTGGAAGATACGTCGATCACCGCATTCGGCAACGCGAAGACGGGTCAGGTGACCCTGGCCGGACAGATTGCCAGCGAAGACCAGGACCACCTCGCCGTCGAAACGGCGAAGCAGGTGCGAGGCGTCACGGCCGTTGTCAGCAAGCTGACGCTGCGCCAGCAAGGCGGCGGTTGA
- a CDS encoding DUF4148 domain-containing protein: MKLVQSLIVAALIAAPAVSFAQSNQPVTRAQVRAELIQLQQAGYNPASDNTQYPKNIEAALSRLQAEKGAAYGGVAAGQSSSGARRDTAQTPAPQQDVLGLEPVYAHS; this comes from the coding sequence ATGAAACTCGTTCAATCCCTCATCGTTGCAGCCTTGATCGCCGCTCCCGCTGTGTCGTTCGCGCAGTCGAACCAACCCGTGACCCGCGCGCAGGTGCGCGCCGAGCTGATCCAGTTGCAGCAGGCCGGCTACAACCCGGCGAGCGACAACACGCAATATCCGAAGAACATCGAAGCCGCGCTGTCGCGCCTCCAGGCTGAAAAGGGCGCGGCGTATGGCGGCGTCGCAGCGGGTCAATCGAGTTCCGGCGCGCGTCGCGACACCGCGCAAACGCCCGCTCCGCAGCAGGACGTGCTCGGCCTCGAACCGGTCTACGCGCACTCGTGA
- a CDS encoding universal stress protein, which translates to MSSFSRMLLVYDGTPEAQAALKRCSQLSLALSAHVDVISVVDSITANATCAGMLSDLACSSMEAHAQQALDVAVAHLVNLGVTAHGFMKFGRTVDVVPLHVTAFHADIVVIGHRVQSGFARWWGGRPVHLDLAERLRGSAIVAVTAPLS; encoded by the coding sequence ATGTCATCCTTTTCAAGAATGCTGCTCGTCTACGACGGAACGCCAGAAGCTCAAGCCGCGCTAAAACGCTGCTCGCAATTGTCGCTGGCCTTGTCCGCACACGTCGATGTGATTTCCGTCGTCGATTCGATCACGGCCAATGCGACCTGCGCCGGCATGCTGTCCGACCTTGCGTGCAGCAGCATGGAAGCACACGCACAACAAGCGCTCGACGTCGCCGTCGCGCATCTCGTGAATCTCGGCGTCACCGCGCATGGTTTCATGAAGTTCGGACGCACCGTGGACGTGGTTCCGCTACACGTCACGGCATTCCACGCCGATATCGTGGTGATCGGTCATCGCGTGCAATCGGGGTTCGCGCGCTGGTGGGGCGGGCGTCCCGTTCATCTCGATCTGGCCGAACGGCTGCGCGGCTCCGCAATCGTGGCCGTCACCGCGCCCCTTTCCTGA
- a CDS encoding amidase family protein has translation MSELWRLSAAELAKRVRSREVSAREAAQSALARLDAVNPTINAVVAHKPEWVLRQADEIDQAIARGEDPGPLAGVPVTVKINVDQAGFATTNGTRLQENLIAETSSPAVDNLSKAGAVLLGRTNSPTFALRWFTSNQVHGRTLNPRNAKLTPGGSSGGAAAAVTAGIGQLALGTDIGGSVRYPAYACGVHGLRPSFGRVPAFNASSPERAIGAQLMSAAGPIARTIDDLRLGLLALAAPDLRDPWYVPLPLEGRAVPLRAALCLRPGGLQIAQEVEDALLDAARRLADAGWSVEEIDDVPSIREAGQLQERLWLGDGFDALADTVARDGDPGAAAVVAAAHLKVQGLPADVISRSLVRRSTLVRQWRLFLDQYAVVLMPVSGELPFPDDLDQRGGEGFDRVWEAQLTMRALPAMGLPGLAVTTQLVDGVPVGVQIVAAHYREDLCLLAGEAIEARGVPPSPIDPVV, from the coding sequence ATGAGTGAACTATGGCGCCTGTCGGCGGCTGAACTCGCGAAGCGTGTCCGCAGCCGCGAGGTATCCGCGCGCGAGGCGGCGCAATCCGCGCTGGCGCGTCTCGATGCTGTGAATCCCACGATCAACGCCGTCGTCGCGCACAAACCCGAATGGGTGCTGCGCCAGGCGGACGAGATCGACCAGGCGATCGCGCGCGGCGAGGACCCGGGCCCGCTCGCGGGCGTGCCCGTCACCGTGAAGATCAACGTCGATCAGGCCGGTTTTGCGACCACGAACGGCACGCGGCTGCAGGAAAACCTGATCGCCGAAACGAGCAGTCCTGCCGTCGACAATCTGTCGAAGGCGGGCGCGGTGCTGCTTGGCCGCACCAATTCGCCGACCTTCGCGCTGCGCTGGTTCACGTCGAACCAGGTGCACGGGCGCACGTTGAATCCGCGCAATGCGAAGCTCACGCCGGGTGGCTCATCGGGTGGCGCGGCGGCGGCCGTCACGGCAGGGATCGGGCAACTCGCGCTCGGCACCGATATCGGCGGCTCGGTCCGCTATCCCGCCTATGCGTGCGGCGTACATGGGCTCAGGCCGAGCTTCGGGCGTGTGCCGGCGTTCAACGCGTCGTCGCCGGAACGCGCGATCGGCGCGCAACTGATGTCGGCGGCGGGACCGATTGCACGCACCATTGACGATCTTCGTCTCGGCCTGCTTGCGCTTGCCGCGCCGGATCTTCGCGACCCCTGGTATGTGCCGCTGCCGCTGGAGGGGCGAGCCGTGCCGTTGCGCGCAGCGCTGTGCCTGCGCCCTGGCGGTTTGCAGATCGCGCAGGAAGTGGAGGATGCGTTGCTCGATGCGGCGCGCCGGCTCGCCGATGCAGGCTGGAGCGTCGAGGAAATCGACGACGTGCCGTCGATCCGCGAAGCCGGGCAATTGCAGGAGCGCTTATGGCTGGGCGACGGCTTCGACGCGCTGGCCGATACCGTGGCGCGTGACGGCGATCCGGGCGCGGCTGCCGTCGTCGCGGCGGCGCACCTGAAGGTACAGGGCCTGCCCGCCGATGTGATCAGCCGTTCACTGGTACGGCGCTCGACGCTGGTGCGTCAGTGGCGTCTGTTTCTCGATCAGTATGCGGTGGTGCTGATGCCCGTCTCCGGCGAGCTGCCGTTTCCCGACGACCTCGATCAGCGCGGCGGCGAAGGTTTCGACCGTGTATGGGAAGCGCAGCTCACGATGCGCGCGCTGCCGGCGATGGGTCTGCCGGGGCTGGCCGTCACGACGCAACTGGTCGACGGCGTACCCGTTGGCGTGCAGATCGTCGCTGCGCATTATCGCGAGGATTTATGTTTGCTGGCGGGCGAAGCGATCGAAGCGCGCGGTGTGCCGCCTTCGCCTATCGATCCCGTGGTGTGA
- a CDS encoding epoxide hydrolase family protein, protein MSSTPFSPMRRNLLAAGAAAGAMALFPEALYAANNAGNIRPFKANIPDSDLADLRQRLARTRWPGKETVADESQGVRLARMQQLVQYWGSEYDWRKGEAKLNALPMFVTEIDGLDIQFIHVRSRHKNAMPMIMTHGWPGSIFELIKAIGPLTDPTAYGASADDAFHVVVPSLPGFGFSGKPTTPGWGSDHIARAWGVLMERLGYARFVSQGGDCGSVVSHRMAMQHVKGLIGIHVNMPATVPADIARSLALGDPAPAGLSPQEKNAYEKLAVFYRDNCGYSAMMVTRPQTVGYALADSPSGQAAWMYDKISQWTYSGGVPERSLTRDEILDDISLYWLTDSATSSAQIYWEDHSNNFNAVDISLPTAITVFPGEIYQAPRSWAERCYHNLIYFNEVDKGGHFAAWEEPLLFAQEVRAGLRPLR, encoded by the coding sequence ATGTCTTCAACTCCGTTCTCGCCGATGCGGCGTAACCTGCTGGCCGCCGGGGCGGCAGCGGGCGCAATGGCGTTATTTCCCGAAGCGCTTTACGCCGCGAACAACGCGGGGAATATCCGTCCATTCAAAGCCAATATTCCCGATAGCGATCTCGCCGATTTGCGCCAGCGTCTGGCCAGAACGCGCTGGCCAGGCAAGGAAACGGTCGCCGACGAGTCCCAGGGCGTGCGGCTCGCGCGCATGCAGCAACTCGTTCAATACTGGGGCAGCGAATACGACTGGCGAAAGGGCGAAGCGAAGCTGAATGCTTTGCCGATGTTCGTGACGGAGATCGACGGGCTGGATATCCAGTTCATCCATGTCCGCTCGCGGCACAAGAACGCGATGCCGATGATCATGACGCACGGCTGGCCGGGTTCGATCTTCGAGCTGATCAAGGCGATCGGTCCGCTCACCGACCCGACTGCATACGGCGCCAGCGCCGACGACGCCTTCCATGTGGTCGTGCCGTCCTTGCCCGGCTTCGGCTTTTCGGGCAAGCCGACCACGCCGGGCTGGGGCTCGGATCACATCGCGCGTGCATGGGGCGTGCTGATGGAGCGGCTCGGTTATGCGCGCTTCGTGTCGCAAGGCGGCGATTGCGGCTCCGTGGTGTCGCACCGTATGGCGATGCAGCACGTCAAGGGCTTGATCGGCATTCACGTGAACATGCCCGCCACCGTTCCCGCCGATATCGCGCGCTCGCTGGCGCTCGGCGATCCCGCACCGGCCGGCCTGTCGCCCCAGGAGAAGAACGCGTACGAGAAGCTCGCCGTCTTCTATCGCGACAACTGCGGTTATTCGGCGATGATGGTCACGCGCCCGCAAACGGTCGGCTATGCGCTCGCCGATTCGCCCTCCGGACAGGCCGCGTGGATGTACGACAAGATTTCGCAGTGGACCTATAGCGGCGGCGTGCCCGAGCGCTCCTTGACGCGCGACGAGATTCTCGACGACATCTCGCTGTACTGGCTGACCGATAGCGCGACGTCGTCGGCGCAGATCTACTGGGAAGATCACTCGAACAACTTCAATGCCGTCGATATCTCGCTGCCCACCGCGATCACGGTCTTCCCGGGCGAAATCTATCAGGCGCCGCGCAGTTGGGCCGAGCGTTGTTATCACAACCTGATCTATTTCAACGAGGTCGACAAGGGCGGTCATTTCGCGGCGTGGGAAGAGCCGCTGCTGTTCGCCCAGGAAGTGCGGGCCGGGCTCAGGCCGTTGCGTTGA
- a CDS encoding cytochrome c biogenesis protein DipZ — MLLIVIAFLGGVLTILSPCILPVVPFVFARSDKPFVTGRLPLLLGLAVTFALVTGVGIAGLGGAAQLNHYGRWISLALFGVFGASLLFPTLSARLSRPFFGIGNRVAALSQMRGTRFQVGSALLLGVATGLLWAPCAGPILGLILTGAALHGASWATVAALTAYALGAASSLAVVSGLGKQALDGLKRSLGLGERVRRAMGALVLLSVTAIGFGFDTRALAHVPSASTTGVESRLVGLLSSNPARKPDTPKPHIQRISVKVPSALPVEGHLPSLDGAEGWLNSPPLTSDALRGKVAVVNFWTYSCINCLRTLPYLKTWSDRYRNDGLVVLGVHTPEFAFEHDPSNVKRAVADLGVHYPVAIDNGYKIWQAFGNQYWPAFYIVDAQGRIRYHHFGEGGYAEAEKVIQQLLAESGHAMQPRDLPPIQGAGAQAAADNPNVESGETYVGYQQARGFASPEDLRPDDVAAYTVPSQLPLNSWAFGGKWTVGAEAAVLDDAHGRIAYRFHARDLHLVLGPGANGKPVRFRVTIDGAAPGDSHGADVATDGSGVVTSARLYQLVRQRDAVRDRTFTIEFLDPGVQAFSFTFG; from the coding sequence ATGTTACTCATCGTCATTGCGTTTCTGGGCGGAGTGCTCACCATCCTGAGCCCATGCATCCTGCCTGTCGTGCCATTCGTCTTCGCCCGTTCCGACAAGCCGTTCGTGACGGGCCGGCTGCCGCTGCTGCTCGGCCTCGCCGTCACGTTCGCGCTCGTCACGGGCGTCGGCATCGCCGGTCTTGGCGGCGCGGCGCAACTGAACCACTACGGGCGCTGGATATCGCTCGCGCTGTTCGGCGTGTTCGGCGCATCGCTGCTGTTCCCGACGCTGTCGGCGCGGCTGTCGCGCCCGTTCTTCGGCATCGGCAACCGCGTCGCCGCGCTGTCGCAAATGCGCGGCACGCGCTTCCAGGTCGGCTCCGCGCTGCTGCTCGGCGTGGCGACGGGCCTGTTGTGGGCGCCCTGCGCAGGCCCGATTCTCGGCCTGATTCTCACGGGCGCCGCGCTGCATGGCGCGAGCTGGGCGACGGTGGCGGCACTGACCGCGTATGCGCTCGGCGCGGCGAGTTCGCTCGCCGTCGTGTCGGGGCTCGGCAAGCAGGCGCTCGATGGACTCAAGCGCTCGCTCGGCCTCGGCGAGCGGGTGCGCCGCGCGATGGGCGCGCTGGTGCTGCTGAGCGTGACGGCTATCGGCTTCGGCTTCGACACGCGCGCGCTCGCGCATGTGCCGTCGGCATCGACGACGGGTGTCGAAAGCCGGCTGGTGGGCCTGCTTTCTTCCAACCCTGCCCGGAAACCGGATACGCCGAAGCCGCACATCCAGCGCATCAGTGTGAAGGTTCCGTCCGCGCTGCCTGTGGAAGGCCATCTGCCGTCGCTCGATGGCGCCGAGGGCTGGCTCAATTCGCCGCCGCTCACGAGCGACGCGTTGCGCGGCAAGGTCGCCGTCGTCAACTTCTGGACGTATTCGTGCATCAACTGTCTGCGCACGCTGCCGTATCTGAAGACGTGGTCGGACCGCTATCGCAACGACGGTCTCGTGGTGCTCGGCGTGCATACGCCGGAGTTCGCCTTCGAGCACGATCCGTCGAACGTGAAGCGCGCCGTCGCCGACCTCGGCGTGCACTACCCCGTCGCAATCGACAACGGCTACAAGATCTGGCAAGCGTTCGGCAATCAGTACTGGCCCGCGTTCTATATCGTCGATGCACAAGGCCGCATCCGTTATCACCATTTCGGCGAAGGCGGCTATGCCGAAGCCGAGAAGGTGATCCAGCAACTGCTGGCGGAGTCGGGACACGCCATGCAGCCGCGCGATCTGCCGCCCATTCAGGGCGCCGGCGCGCAGGCTGCGGCGGATAACCCGAACGTCGAATCGGGCGAGACCTATGTGGGTTATCAGCAGGCGCGCGGCTTCGCATCGCCGGAAGACCTCCGGCCCGACGACGTCGCCGCGTACACCGTGCCGTCGCAATTGCCGCTCAATAGCTGGGCATTCGGCGGCAAGTGGACCGTGGGCGCCGAAGCGGCCGTGCTCGACGACGCGCATGGACGGATCGCCTATCGCTTTCACGCACGCGATCTGCATCTCGTGCTCGGCCCGGGCGCGAATGGCAAGCCCGTGCGCTTTCGCGTCACGATCGACGGCGCGGCGCCCGGCGACTCGCATGGCGCCGATGTCGCCACCGACGGCAGCGGCGTCGTGACCAGTGCCCGTCTGTATCAACTCGTGCGTCAGCGTGACGCCGTGCGCGACCGGACCTTTACGATCGAGTTTCTCGATCCGGGCGTGCAGGCCTTCTCCTTCACGTTCGGCTGA
- a CDS encoding FAD-dependent oxidoreductase has product MSQHRDGSDDPQAGKRPSPMEPLADSNAAPKAAPADDRYPRFSAADIEKMMRFGMIEHWRAGDVMFRTGQPGLGMRVLLSGRARLSRRDGLGRSQTIVELGAGQFLGEVAQLTGKPALADGLALEDVEALMIAPQQIRDMLVAEAQLGERIMRSLLLRRFGLVREGAGPVLIGRSGDLKLLALEGLLHRLGHPYSVADPATDADIRALLEEWGVWRDGEPVVMLADGTLLQDPDERQLAARLGLLPELDSARTYDVAVVGAGPAGLAAAVYAASEGLSVIVFDSHGPGGQAGASARIENYLGFSTGVSGRELAANAFAQAVKFGAEVVIPTRIDRLDCAQAPLQLELQGGQRIASRTVVIATGAAYRKPAIEGLDEVAGRGVYYWASSIEGRLCRGAEVVLVGGGNSAGQAAVFLSTHASRVHILIRGDSLETSMSRYLIDRLASLGNVVLHARTVVASVRSDAWGLEAVMCNTPEGELVFDTRHLFLFTGASPNTQWLRDCSVEIDDRGFVKTGLAAGVRADTACFALQTNVPGVFAIGDVRNASAKRVAAAVGDGAAVVAEIHQFLSAPLPAA; this is encoded by the coding sequence ATGAGTCAGCATCGAGACGGCAGCGACGATCCGCAGGCAGGCAAGCGTCCTTCCCCGATGGAGCCGCTAGCGGATTCGAATGCGGCTCCGAAGGCCGCGCCCGCCGACGACCGTTACCCGCGCTTCAGCGCCGCCGACATCGAAAAAATGATGCGCTTCGGCATGATTGAGCATTGGCGCGCGGGCGACGTGATGTTCCGTACCGGCCAGCCGGGACTTGGCATGCGCGTGCTGCTGAGCGGGCGTGCCAGGCTGTCGCGGCGCGATGGGCTCGGCCGGTCGCAGACCATCGTCGAGCTGGGCGCAGGCCAGTTTCTCGGTGAAGTGGCGCAGCTCACGGGCAAGCCCGCGCTCGCCGACGGCCTCGCACTCGAAGACGTCGAAGCACTAATGATCGCGCCGCAACAGATACGCGACATGCTCGTCGCCGAGGCGCAGCTGGGCGAGCGAATCATGCGCTCGCTGCTGCTGCGCCGTTTCGGTCTCGTGCGCGAAGGCGCCGGCCCCGTGCTGATCGGACGTTCCGGCGATCTCAAACTGCTCGCGCTCGAAGGGCTGCTGCATCGGCTCGGCCATCCGTACTCCGTCGCGGACCCCGCGACGGATGCCGACATCCGCGCGCTGCTCGAAGAATGGGGCGTATGGCGCGACGGCGAGCCCGTCGTGATGCTCGCGGACGGCACGCTGCTGCAAGACCCCGACGAACGCCAACTGGCCGCGCGCCTGGGCCTGCTGCCCGAGCTTGACTCGGCGCGCACCTACGACGTCGCCGTGGTCGGCGCGGGACCGGCCGGACTAGCCGCTGCCGTGTATGCGGCATCCGAGGGACTGTCGGTGATCGTCTTCGACAGCCACGGCCCAGGCGGACAGGCAGGCGCCAGCGCGCGGATCGAGAACTACCTCGGCTTTTCGACGGGCGTGTCGGGCCGCGAGCTGGCGGCGAACGCGTTCGCGCAGGCAGTGAAGTTCGGCGCGGAAGTCGTGATCCCCACCCGCATTGACCGGCTCGATTGCGCGCAGGCGCCGCTTCAGCTCGAATTGCAAGGCGGCCAGCGCATCGCGTCGCGCACGGTCGTGATCGCGACGGGCGCGGCTTACCGGAAGCCCGCCATCGAAGGTCTCGACGAAGTCGCGGGCCGCGGCGTCTACTACTGGGCTTCGTCGATCGAAGGACGCCTGTGCCGAGGCGCGGAAGTGGTCCTCGTCGGCGGAGGCAACTCGGCGGGACAGGCCGCCGTATTCCTGTCGACGCACGCAAGCCGTGTCCACATATTGATTCGCGGCGACAGTCTGGAGACCAGCATGTCGCGCTATCTGATCGATCGTCTCGCGTCGCTGGGTAACGTGGTGCTGCATGCGCGGACCGTCGTCGCGTCCGTCAGAAGCGACGCATGGGGCCTCGAAGCCGTCATGTGCAACACGCCCGAAGGCGAGCTCGTGTTCGATACCCGGCATCTGTTCCTGTTCACGGGAGCGAGCCCCAACACGCAATGGCTGCGCGATTGCAGCGTCGAGATCGACGACCGGGGCTTCGTCAAAACGGGCCTGGCGGCGGGCGTACGCGCCGACACCGCATGCTTCGCGTTGCAGACCAACGTGCCCGGCGTATTTGCGATCGGCGATGTGCGCAATGCATCGGCGAAGCGCGTCGCGGCGGCAGTGGGCGACGGCGCCGCCGTCGTCGCGGAGATTCATCAGTTTCTGAGCGCCCCGTTGCCTGCCGCATGA
- a CDS encoding response regulator: MDGIELVDTPKRNGLRIPTIFITAFATVRIRERVQAGAVLCTIEKPIEHTGAGKKVDRPRARLRMTTGARR, encoded by the coding sequence ATGGACGGCATCGAGTTAGTCGACACGCCAAAGCGCAACGGCCTGCGCATCCCCACCATCTTCATTACCGCCTTCGCCACGGTTCGCATACGCGAGCGCGTGCAGGCGGGCGCGGTGCTTTGCACGATCGAAAAGCCGATCGAACACACAGGCGCTGGAAAAAAAGTGGATCGGCCGCGCGCCCGGCTACGGATGACGACGGGAGCGCGTCGCTGA
- a CDS encoding response regulator: protein MDQPDHVLIVDEDRGMREFVASYLEKNGMRVSLASSGRDMHAVLDRHTPDVILLDVMLPGEDGLALCRGLRAGRHRAVPVMMVTEHCDEMDRIIGLEMGADDYLAKPCAVRELLARIRAVLRRTRMLPPGMLVEESTEMLRFGDWRLDTTARHLIDTEDAVVALSGAEYRLLRAFLDHPQRVLTRDQLLNLTQRRNAEPFDRSIDLLVSRLRQRLRDVARVPRYIKTLRNEGYVFSSAVKAVEEARARQHA, encoded by the coding sequence ATGGACCAACCCGACCACGTTCTGATCGTCGACGAGGACCGCGGCATGCGCGAGTTCGTCGCCAGTTATCTGGAGAAAAACGGCATGCGCGTATCGCTCGCGTCCAGCGGACGCGACATGCATGCCGTGCTCGACCGGCATACGCCCGATGTGATCCTGCTCGACGTCATGCTGCCAGGCGAAGACGGGCTCGCGCTATGCCGCGGGCTGCGCGCGGGCCGCCATCGCGCGGTGCCCGTGATGATGGTGACCGAGCATTGCGACGAGATGGACCGGATCATCGGCCTGGAGATGGGCGCGGACGATTATCTGGCCAAGCCGTGTGCCGTGCGCGAACTGCTGGCACGCATCCGCGCGGTGCTGCGGCGCACGCGCATGCTGCCGCCCGGCATGCTGGTGGAGGAATCGACGGAGATGCTGAGGTTCGGCGACTGGCGGCTCGATACGACGGCGCGTCACCTGATCGACACCGAGGACGCCGTGGTCGCGTTGAGCGGCGCGGAATACCGCCTGCTGCGCGCATTTCTCGATCACCCGCAGCGCGTGCTGACGCGCGACCAGCTGCTCAATCTCACGCAGCGGCGCAACGCCGAACCGTTCGATCGTTCGATCGACCTGCTGGTCAGCCGTCTGCGGCAAAGGCTCCGCGACGTCGCCCGCGTGCCGCGCTACATCAAGACGCTGCGCAACGAAGGCTATGTGTTCTCGTCAGCGGTGAAGGCTGTCGAGGAAGCACGCGCCAGGCAGCATGCGTGA
- a CDS encoding DUF3331 domain-containing protein yields MNALSEDNIVVRTLLNVLDPSTEQRDACAVNRYAALKKLRVSIPSPVAEGASNAPSRPAHTVVEERLSSCTISVSWSDPCSGRYNAQIWRSGLARDAAVCALTGRAISRGDEVFRPRAHDFHVPSNRHQMILAATLDPHAEQPGA; encoded by the coding sequence ATGAATGCGCTGTCCGAAGACAATATCGTGGTACGCACGCTGCTGAATGTGCTGGACCCTTCCACCGAACAGCGCGACGCGTGCGCGGTCAACCGTTATGCGGCGCTGAAGAAGCTGCGCGTCAGCATTCCGTCGCCCGTCGCTGAAGGTGCGAGCAACGCGCCGTCACGGCCCGCGCATACCGTGGTCGAGGAGCGGCTGTCGTCGTGCACGATCAGCGTCTCGTGGAGCGATCCCTGCTCCGGGCGATACAACGCACAGATATGGCGCAGCGGACTCGCGCGCGACGCAGCCGTGTGCGCGCTGACGGGCCGCGCGATCAGTCGCGGCGACGAAGTATTCCGTCCGCGCGCGCACGACTTTCATGTGCCGTCCAACCGGCATCAGATGATCCTCGCCGCGACACTCGATCCGCACGCGGAACAGCCTGGCGCGTGA
- a CDS encoding alpha/beta fold hydrolase, with amino-acid sequence MQDTVNLRRRRLIGTTAAGIGLLELGLGNLAHAQATKSAHAAKKAAHHTSFDAIEQIDAGTLNVGYVDMGPKDGQPVILLHGWPYDIYSFVDVAPILAAAGYRVIVPFLRGYGSTRFLANETPRNGQQAVVAVDIIALMDALKIDQAIFGAFDWGARTACIIAALWPQRCKGLVSVSGYLIGSQEANRKPLPPKAEFAWWYQFYFATERGELGYAANRNDFNRLIWQLASPKWHFDDATYQRTAASFNNPDHVAVVIHNYRWRLGLVQGEPQYDEIEQRLAALPTIGVPTITMEGDANGAPHPDPSAYAKMFTGKYQHRNVSGGIGHNLPQEAPQAFAEAVLQVARL; translated from the coding sequence ATGCAAGACACCGTGAATCTGCGTCGCCGTCGACTGATCGGCACGACAGCGGCAGGCATCGGGCTGCTGGAACTGGGCCTCGGCAATCTCGCGCACGCGCAAGCCACGAAGAGCGCGCACGCCGCGAAGAAAGCGGCTCACCATACATCGTTCGATGCGATCGAGCAGATCGACGCCGGCACGCTGAACGTCGGCTACGTGGACATGGGCCCGAAGGACGGGCAGCCCGTCATCCTGTTGCACGGCTGGCCGTACGACATCTACAGCTTCGTCGACGTCGCGCCGATCCTCGCTGCGGCGGGGTATCGCGTGATCGTGCCGTTTCTGCGCGGCTACGGATCGACACGCTTTCTTGCCAACGAAACGCCGCGCAACGGCCAGCAGGCCGTCGTCGCCGTCGACATCATCGCGCTGATGGACGCGTTGAAAATCGATCAGGCGATCTTCGGCGCATTCGACTGGGGCGCGCGCACGGCGTGCATCATCGCCGCACTGTGGCCGCAGCGCTGCAAGGGACTGGTGTCGGTGAGCGGCTATCTGATCGGCAGCCAGGAGGCGAACCGCAAGCCCTTGCCGCCCAAGGCAGAGTTCGCATGGTGGTATCAGTTCTATTTCGCCACCGAGCGCGGCGAGCTGGGCTACGCAGCCAACCGCAACGACTTCAACCGGCTGATCTGGCAACTCGCGTCGCCCAAATGGCATTTCGACGATGCCACCTACCAGCGCACGGCGGCATCGTTCAACAACCCCGATCACGTGGCCGTGGTGATTCACAACTACCGCTGGCGTCTGGGCCTCGTGCAGGGCGAGCCGCAATACGACGAGATCGAGCAGCGTCTCGCGGCGCTGCCCACCATCGGTGTGCCGACCATCACAATGGAAGGCGACGCGAACGGTGCGCCGCATCCCGATCCATCCGCGTACGCGAAGATGTTCACGGGCAAGTATCAGCACCGCAACGTGAGCGGCGGCATCGGCCACAACCTGCCGCAGGAAGCGCCTCAGGCATTCGCCGAAGCGGTATTGCAGGTCGCCCGCCTTTGA